A single Pedobacter sp. PACM 27299 DNA region contains:
- a CDS encoding DoxX family protein, with the protein MTDQQKHIGGWILRGIAAVIMLQTLFFKFSGAAESIYIFSRLGMEPWGRIGTGVLEFIASVLILLPKTKVFGALMGLGLMAGAIFFHLTNLGIVVQNDQGKLFGMALLVFACCLILTVGNRRQLLSLIKK; encoded by the coding sequence ATGACTGATCAACAAAAACATATTGGAGGTTGGATCCTGCGTGGAATCGCGGCAGTAATTATGCTGCAAACGTTATTTTTTAAGTTTAGTGGAGCAGCAGAATCTATTTATATTTTTTCCCGACTCGGCATGGAACCCTGGGGCAGAATTGGTACCGGTGTCCTGGAATTCATCGCTTCAGTGCTGATACTCCTGCCCAAAACCAAGGTTTTTGGTGCATTAATGGGGCTGGGACTTATGGCTGGCGCAATATTTTTTCACCTGACCAATTTAGGCATTGTAGTGCAGAACGACCAAGGAAAGCTGTTTGGAATGGCACTATTGGTGTTTGCCTGCTGTCTGATCCTGACGGTAGGCAATCGCAGACAACTCCTCAGTTTAATTAAAAAATAA
- a CDS encoding molybdopterin molybdotransferase MoeA codes for MINVTEAQNLIALNIVALNPLKLPIQDCCGLVLAEDIFASCSIPAFRQSAMDGYAIRFEDRSILLQLIGEMAAGTALPLKISTGQATRIFTGAPLPEGADTVLMQEKALIKGGGIAVLDDQLKSGIYVREIGSEIKANALAMKKGNIISPAAIGFLAAIGITEAAVYPMPKVSVVITGQEFGVPGKALEFGQVYEANSYTLKAALAQAGIFNVQILQAEDDLQVLQETLSKALQHSDVILLTGGVSVGDYDFVSEAAEKCGVKQIFHKVKQKPGKPLYFGQQAEKSVFGLPGNPSSVLSCFYNYVFSALFKMARKESPLKMIQAKLSEAYHKPIGLTHFLKGFYQDGVAKPLNAQESFRLSSFAQANCLICLNEAQEDFQKNEIVDVLLLPES; via the coding sequence ATGATTAACGTAACTGAAGCTCAAAATCTGATTGCCCTCAACATTGTAGCGCTCAATCCTTTAAAACTACCCATTCAGGACTGCTGCGGACTGGTGCTGGCAGAGGATATATTTGCCTCCTGCAGCATTCCTGCTTTCCGTCAATCTGCTATGGATGGCTATGCGATACGTTTTGAAGACCGGTCAATCCTATTACAGCTCATTGGGGAAATGGCTGCCGGTACAGCCCTGCCGCTGAAAATCAGCACAGGTCAGGCCACAAGAATATTTACAGGAGCTCCCCTTCCAGAGGGCGCAGATACGGTACTGATGCAGGAAAAAGCACTAATCAAGGGTGGAGGGATCGCTGTGCTTGATGATCAGCTGAAATCAGGAATTTATGTCCGCGAAATTGGCTCAGAAATAAAGGCAAATGCTTTAGCCATGAAAAAAGGGAATATAATTAGCCCTGCTGCTATTGGTTTTTTGGCAGCAATCGGTATAACCGAAGCTGCGGTTTACCCCATGCCTAAAGTTTCAGTAGTGATTACTGGACAAGAATTTGGTGTCCCTGGTAAAGCCCTCGAATTTGGTCAGGTTTATGAAGCTAATTCCTATACTTTAAAAGCAGCTTTAGCGCAGGCAGGTATTTTCAATGTACAAATTCTGCAGGCAGAAGATGATTTACAAGTTTTACAGGAAACGCTATCGAAAGCGCTTCAACATAGCGATGTCATCTTATTAACCGGAGGGGTAAGCGTTGGCGATTATGATTTCGTTAGCGAGGCTGCTGAAAAATGCGGGGTAAAACAGATTTTTCATAAAGTAAAGCAAAAACCAGGCAAGCCATTGTATTTCGGACAGCAGGCTGAAAAAAGTGTTTTTGGCCTTCCAGGCAACCCTTCCTCTGTACTCAGCTGTTTCTATAACTATGTGTTTTCTGCTTTGTTTAAAATGGCCAGAAAAGAAAGTCCGCTAAAAATGATCCAGGCAAAACTTTCGGAAGCCTACCATAAGCCCATCGGATTAACCCATTTCCTGAAAGGGTTTTATCAGGATGGCGTGGCAAAACCCTTAAATGCACAGGAATCTTTTCGCCTCAGCTCTTTTGCTCAGGCAAACTGCCTGATTTGCTTAAATGAAGCTCAGGAGGATTTCCAAAAGAATGAAATAGTTGATGTTTTACTATTACCCGAATCATAG
- the moaA gene encoding GTP 3',8-cyclase MoaA — translation MITDSFGRTHDYLRISLTDNCNFRCFYCMPNENYDFSPAAQLMQTEEVLQLARLFVAEGVRKIRLTGGEPLVRKDVAEIISELGKLPIELTITTNGTRIQELLPVILSANISHINISLDTLQPEKFKTITRRDAFHQVKSNIELLLRHQISVKINMVVMKGLNDNEILDFIEWTKHSPIQVRFIEFMPFSGNQWTSNKMCSLQEILDTIAQKYSYKHVETSPHDTAKNYTIPAHQGSFAIISTMTAPFCSTCNRMRLTADGKLKNCLFSKTETDLLSALRAGEDILPLIKATIQAKEKELGGQLPKNFETLDAESIINRSMISIGG, via the coding sequence ATGATCACAGATTCATTTGGAAGGACGCATGATTACTTACGCATATCATTAACAGACAATTGCAATTTCCGTTGTTTCTATTGTATGCCCAATGAAAACTACGATTTTAGCCCTGCTGCTCAATTAATGCAAACAGAGGAAGTCCTCCAGCTGGCCAGGCTATTTGTAGCGGAAGGGGTAAGAAAAATCAGACTTACAGGAGGCGAACCATTGGTGCGTAAAGATGTTGCTGAAATTATCTCTGAATTGGGAAAATTACCTATCGAACTTACCATCACAACCAATGGCACCCGGATTCAGGAATTGCTCCCGGTGATCCTGTCTGCAAACATTAGCCACATCAACATTAGCCTGGATACTTTACAACCTGAAAAATTCAAGACCATCACCCGTCGGGATGCTTTTCATCAGGTGAAAAGCAATATTGAACTCTTACTTAGACACCAAATTAGCGTAAAAATCAATATGGTGGTGATGAAAGGGTTGAACGATAATGAGATTCTTGACTTTATTGAATGGACAAAACACAGCCCTATCCAGGTTCGGTTTATCGAGTTTATGCCCTTTAGTGGCAATCAATGGACGAGCAATAAAATGTGTTCACTTCAGGAGATTCTGGACACGATCGCTCAAAAATACAGCTATAAGCATGTGGAAACCAGTCCACATGATACCGCAAAAAATTACACCATTCCAGCACATCAAGGCTCATTTGCCATCATCAGCACAATGACCGCTCCTTTTTGCAGTACCTGCAACCGGATGCGTTTAACAGCCGATGGGAAGTTGAAAAACTGCTTGTTTTCTAAAACTGAAACAGATCTTTTATCTGCTTTACGAGCTGGGGAAGACATTTTACCTTTAATAAAAGCCACTATTCAGGCAAAAGAAAAAGAACTTGGCGGACAGCTTCCTAAAAATTTCGAGACCCTGGATGCCGAAAGCATCATCAATAGAAGTATGATAAGTATTGGCGGATGA
- a CDS encoding ThiF family adenylyltransferase, which translates to MMNEERYHRQLILKGFKRESQQKLLQAKVLVIGAGGLGCASLTYLVSAGLGRIGLVDGDTVSLSNLHRQPLFSTDDIGLLKVQVALRRLKQINPEITIEAYPFYISQSNILALFEEYDFILDGTDNFESRYLINDAAAMLNKPLIFAAVSGYEGQLSIFNVETEAGKKTNYRDLFPIQPGAGEIPDCAENGVLGVLPGIIGTMQAAETIKLITGIGMPLINKILHYNLLSQQFYEISISPGNPAEYEIPAYASDFLARVYNQAEKKQHQVIEIDLQQLKTLSKLPSTMRIDLREKEELPTLDPNDYLQIPASIFEKFMKEEIMEKNIILLCQHGKRSFAIAGQLLEKYGSSKNIYSLKGGILRWESFFSHG; encoded by the coding sequence ATGATGAACGAGGAACGATACCATAGACAACTGATTCTTAAAGGTTTTAAAAGAGAATCCCAGCAAAAGCTTTTACAGGCTAAGGTACTTGTTATTGGTGCCGGTGGTCTCGGCTGTGCTTCCCTAACTTATCTAGTCTCTGCTGGATTAGGCCGTATTGGTCTCGTGGATGGCGACACAGTGTCTTTAAGTAACCTGCACAGACAGCCTCTTTTTAGCACTGATGATATCGGCCTGCTGAAAGTTCAGGTAGCCCTGAGGCGCTTAAAGCAGATCAATCCGGAGATTACCATTGAGGCTTATCCTTTCTATATTTCACAAAGCAACATTTTAGCGCTGTTTGAGGAATATGATTTCATTCTGGATGGAACAGACAATTTTGAAAGTCGTTACCTGATTAATGATGCTGCTGCGATGCTGAATAAACCCTTGATTTTTGCAGCTGTTTCTGGGTATGAAGGACAACTGTCGATCTTTAATGTGGAGACTGAAGCAGGAAAGAAAACAAATTATCGTGACCTATTTCCAATTCAGCCTGGAGCTGGAGAAATTCCAGATTGTGCAGAAAACGGGGTATTAGGGGTTTTGCCTGGTATCATTGGAACGATGCAGGCAGCAGAAACGATCAAATTAATTACCGGAATAGGCATGCCCCTGATCAATAAAATATTACATTATAATTTGTTAAGTCAACAGTTCTATGAAATTTCGATCAGTCCTGGTAATCCTGCGGAATATGAAATTCCTGCCTATGCATCCGATTTTTTGGCAAGAGTCTATAATCAAGCGGAGAAAAAACAACATCAGGTCATAGAGATCGACCTACAACAGTTGAAAACCCTCAGTAAGCTACCTTCCACGATGCGCATTGATCTGAGAGAAAAAGAAGAATTGCCGACACTCGATCCTAATGACTATCTGCAGATTCCGGCATCTATTTTTGAAAAATTCATGAAGGAAGAAATCATGGAGAAAAACATTATCTTACTTTGCCAGCATGGAAAAAGAAGCTTTGCAATTGCCGGACAGCTCCTTGAAAAATATGGCTCATCAAAAAACATATACAGTCTGAAAGGCGGAATCCTCCGCTGGGAAAGCTTTTTTAGTCATGGATGA
- a CDS encoding sigma-70 family RNA polymerase sigma factor: MQSNELVSMPAPSEVLNPRKWASNYADYLYSYAITRINDQEQARDLVQETFLAALESLSRFEGKSTEKTWLTAILKNKIIDLYRKKSTGLSSKTEVLEEEQEQKDFFDEKDGHWNQAHRPQEFASPIETDLQHKEFEHILQACMKKLPNLWYAVFSMKHLEEESTEMICSSLKVTPANFWVIIHRSKLNLRACLQKHWI, encoded by the coding sequence ATGCAATCCAACGAGTTGGTATCGATGCCTGCCCCCAGCGAGGTCCTCAATCCCCGGAAATGGGCCAGTAATTACGCAGATTACCTTTATAGTTATGCCATTACCAGAATAAACGATCAGGAGCAGGCACGGGACCTGGTTCAGGAAACCTTTCTTGCGGCACTGGAAAGCCTATCGAGATTTGAGGGAAAGAGTACAGAAAAAACCTGGCTGACCGCCATACTAAAGAATAAAATCATAGACCTTTACCGAAAAAAATCAACTGGACTATCCTCGAAAACCGAAGTTTTAGAAGAAGAACAGGAGCAAAAAGACTTTTTTGACGAGAAAGATGGGCATTGGAACCAGGCACACCGACCGCAGGAATTCGCCTCCCCTATAGAAACCGATTTGCAGCATAAGGAATTTGAGCACATCCTCCAGGCCTGTATGAAAAAACTGCCCAATCTTTGGTATGCCGTATTCTCTATGAAACATTTAGAGGAAGAAAGTACAGAAATGATCTGCAGCTCCTTAAAAGTTACACCAGCCAATTTCTGGGTCATTATACATCGCTCCAAGCTCAATCTAAGAGCATGTCTGCAAAAACACTGGATCTAA
- a CDS encoding YHS domain-containing (seleno)protein, with amino-acid sequence MKRLLVYLFLSALLINAGFAQSGHSKKQFNLDKSGLAIEGYDPVAYFNSGKAMEGKKQWTAVEDGASYRFTSSANRELFKANPAKYQPQYGGWCAYAMGENGEQVSIDPETFKIMNGQLYLFYNRFFNNTLKDWNKSEQSLKKKADQNWSKFN; translated from the coding sequence ATGAAACGATTATTAGTTTATTTATTCCTGTCTGCCTTGTTGATCAACGCTGGATTTGCACAATCAGGCCATTCAAAAAAACAATTTAACCTGGATAAATCCGGACTGGCTATTGAAGGATATGATCCTGTAGCTTATTTCAATTCCGGTAAGGCAATGGAAGGGAAAAAGCAATGGACAGCAGTCGAGGATGGCGCTTCTTACCGATTCACGAGTTCGGCGAATAGGGAGCTCTTTAAAGCCAATCCTGCTAAATACCAGCCTCAATATGGAGGATGGTGTGCGTATGCCATGGGCGAAAACGGTGAGCAGGTGTCCATTGATCCTGAAACTTTTAAAATTATGAATGGCCAGCTGTACTTGTTCTACAATAGGTTTTTTAACAATACGCTGAAAGACTGGAATAAATCAGAGCAAAGTTTAAAGAAAAAAGCGGATCAGAACTGGTCCAAATTCAACTAA
- a CDS encoding heparin lyase I family protein has product MKVKYLSLLLTGLIFSSCKSGLQDSENPESLLSPNKTNSDISVLAVGVTLNADGPGNTYSLLNSVLGGTAYEVPDCGHAQDHISEVFDSGLNTNVFVFSAHVELDDDRCEATDRQRTEIKTYGPSSANLKATNGETITYRWKFKIDAGFQASSSFTHLHQIKAGDGDAGSPLITITPRYGANNTDKMELIHINSSGTTTKVKTVNLAPFKGNWVEVVETIKFGSSGTYSITINKVSDGTNLMSYSNSNMDLWRTGTTFCRPKWGIYRSLNNSSQLRDEEVRFANFCIAEGNATCP; this is encoded by the coding sequence ATGAAAGTTAAATACCTAAGCTTATTGCTGACAGGACTTATTTTTAGTTCTTGTAAAAGTGGTCTTCAAGATTCCGAAAACCCAGAATCCCTGCTCTCACCCAATAAAACCAATTCTGATATTTCCGTCTTAGCAGTTGGTGTGACTCTAAATGCTGATGGCCCGGGAAATACCTACAGTTTACTGAACAGCGTTCTGGGCGGAACCGCCTATGAAGTACCTGATTGCGGACATGCGCAGGACCACATTAGCGAAGTGTTTGATTCCGGACTCAACACTAATGTATTTGTATTTTCCGCACACGTTGAATTGGACGATGACAGATGTGAAGCCACCGATCGTCAACGCACGGAAATTAAAACTTATGGCCCCTCCTCAGCAAACCTTAAAGCCACTAACGGCGAAACCATTACTTATCGCTGGAAATTTAAGATAGATGCTGGTTTCCAGGCTTCTTCCAGCTTTACCCACCTACACCAGATCAAGGCTGGCGACGGTGATGCCGGATCTCCACTCATCACCATTACACCACGCTATGGGGCTAATAACACGGATAAAATGGAGTTGATTCACATCAACTCCTCCGGTACAACGACTAAAGTTAAGACGGTTAACCTGGCACCTTTCAAAGGCAATTGGGTGGAAGTTGTAGAAACCATTAAGTTTGGTTCATCCGGAACCTATAGCATCACCATCAATAAAGTAAGTGATGGTACAAATTTGATGTCTTATAGCAATTCCAATATGGATTTATGGAGAACAGGAACTACTTTTTGCCGGCCAAAATGGGGAATTTACCGCAGTCTGAATAATTCTTCTCAATTGAGGGATGAAGAAGTTCGTTTTGCAAATTTTTGCATAGCAGAAGGAAACGCGACTTGTCCATAG
- a CDS encoding sulfite exporter TauE/SafE family protein, whose product MQAEVLLFFGLLFIVAFLYSSVGHGGASGYLALMAIFAISPIVMKPTALLLNLFVSSVSFFQFYRGGHFRWRIFWPFAVTSIPLSFLGGTMSIDNVPYKKILGVLLLFPIIRFFFFKNTDPKDLKERNFALSFLIGGIIGLLSGMIGIGGGIILSPILLLLKWTDQKQTAAISAAFIFVNSVAGLGGQLIKGITFNSDMIAYVVVAFIAGLLGAYFGALKFHQNILKNVLACVLALAAYKLLFSHA is encoded by the coding sequence ATGCAGGCAGAAGTTTTATTGTTTTTTGGATTATTATTTATTGTTGCTTTTCTGTATTCATCTGTCGGCCATGGAGGAGCAAGTGGTTATCTGGCATTGATGGCCATCTTTGCCATCTCCCCAATCGTCATGAAACCAACGGCCTTACTACTCAATCTCTTCGTCTCCTCAGTTTCTTTCTTTCAATTCTACAGAGGCGGACATTTCAGGTGGAGGATCTTCTGGCCTTTTGCCGTCACTTCTATCCCACTCTCCTTTCTTGGTGGAACGATGAGCATAGACAATGTCCCGTATAAGAAAATCCTTGGCGTATTGTTGCTTTTTCCTATCATCCGTTTTTTCTTTTTTAAAAATACAGATCCCAAAGATTTAAAGGAGCGAAACTTCGCATTGTCTTTTCTCATTGGCGGGATCATCGGCTTACTTTCAGGGATGATTGGCATCGGTGGAGGCATCATTTTATCACCAATACTCCTACTATTAAAGTGGACAGACCAAAAGCAAACCGCAGCCATTAGTGCCGCTTTTATATTCGTTAATTCTGTTGCAGGTCTAGGCGGACAACTGATTAAAGGCATCACTTTTAACAGCGATATGATTGCTTATGTAGTTGTTGCCTTCATCGCTGGCTTACTTGGTGCTTATTTTGGCGCCTTAAAATTTCATCAAAATATCTTAAAAAACGTATTGGCATGTGTTCTTGCACTAGCCGCCTATAAATTACTTTTCAGCCATGCATAA
- a CDS encoding MoaD/ThiS family protein: MNNMEIELITFGKIVDFLPAQKIMLEDIPDTDGLKLYLEKSYPQLKTMKYKLALDQQMVQSNAQLKNNARIAIMPPFSGG; this comes from the coding sequence ATGAATAACATGGAAATTGAGTTGATCACATTTGGAAAGATTGTCGATTTTTTACCGGCACAAAAAATAATGCTGGAAGATATTCCGGATACCGACGGGCTAAAGCTTTACCTGGAAAAAAGCTATCCGCAATTGAAGACGATGAAGTACAAACTGGCACTGGATCAGCAGATGGTACAAAGCAATGCCCAACTTAAAAATAACGCAAGGATCGCAATTATGCCTCCCTTTTCAGGCGGATAA
- a CDS encoding molybdenum cofactor biosynthesis protein MoaE: MMERKIKNIFVKGAISPAFIADSIAKHSTKKEIGGHSLFLGQVRNDELDGKLVSAIEYTAYEELALTQMEEIRSQIFIKHPLICMHVYQSLGLVKTGELCLYVFTSSAHRKAAIEACEEIVERLKQELPIWGREIFEDGTQQWKENK; this comes from the coding sequence ATGATGGAAAGAAAAATCAAAAACATATTTGTTAAGGGTGCAATATCACCTGCATTTATTGCGGACAGCATCGCAAAGCACAGTACAAAAAAAGAAATAGGTGGACATAGTCTGTTTTTAGGTCAGGTAAGAAATGATGAGCTGGATGGGAAATTAGTTTCCGCCATCGAGTATACTGCTTATGAGGAACTCGCTTTGACACAAATGGAGGAAATAAGGTCGCAGATTTTTATAAAACACCCTTTGATTTGTATGCATGTTTACCAGTCTTTAGGCTTGGTGAAAACCGGGGAACTGTGCCTCTATGTCTTTACTTCATCAGCCCATAGAAAAGCTGCAATCGAGGCCTGTGAAGAAATCGTGGAACGCCTGAAACAGGAATTACCCATTTGGGGAAGAGAAATCTTTGAAGACGGAACTCAGCAATGGAAAGAAAATAAATAA
- a CDS encoding NRDE family protein — MCTVTFLPVKNGAYLTSNRDEKMTRAEALAPKSYTVNGTVLTFPKDREKGGTWMAFKSNADAAVLLNGAFVKHFPRPSYRQSRGITLLEILSQEFPVLYFQGCDFQEIEPFTLILYVAGRLYECRWTGTQKYQQELSSSTAHIWSSATLYEEDTVLQRAQWFSDWQANQRRYRLKDILDFHRFAGTGNPEQDLVMNRNGQMMTRSITNIAIIKGKAKMIHLDLQPSGKAADGKLMTWFRKASIRTFNWEYWPFQLVYAPVMWYWCWLSLKARSFFFFSAANPMILNSGFAMGKKSSIYALMPGEFYPKTLLFKAEHEMGMLKKKLEWKGMNFPLIAKPDIGERGVKVKLLENDQQLKSYLAVNQVDFLLQEYIDYKLEAGIFYYRIPGERKGQLSGIVSKEFLKVKGDGKSTIEMLLKKEDRSYLQLEALKKVYGKELNQVLPYGVSLELVPYGSHNRGAKFVDQSFRINEKLQTVIDQLCQRIPEFYYGRLDIKFKSWEDLYAGKHFMVIEINGAASEPTHMYDPVHSVFFAWKEIIRHWKLLYQISLLNARRKELVLMGNVEGFRMIKAHQAHLKMMA, encoded by the coding sequence ATGTGCACAGTAACTTTTTTGCCGGTTAAAAACGGAGCTTATTTGACTTCCAACAGGGATGAAAAGATGACGCGGGCCGAGGCTTTAGCTCCAAAATCATATACCGTAAATGGAACCGTATTGACATTTCCTAAAGATCGGGAGAAAGGTGGAACCTGGATGGCATTTAAAAGCAATGCTGATGCAGCGGTACTGCTCAATGGGGCTTTTGTAAAACATTTCCCCAGACCTTCTTATCGGCAAAGCCGGGGGATCACCTTGCTGGAAATACTGAGTCAGGAATTTCCTGTCCTCTATTTTCAAGGATGTGATTTTCAGGAAATTGAGCCTTTTACCCTGATCCTGTATGTAGCGGGGCGGCTTTATGAGTGCCGCTGGACTGGAACGCAGAAATATCAGCAGGAATTGTCCAGCTCCACTGCACACATCTGGTCTTCAGCAACTCTTTATGAAGAAGATACAGTGTTGCAGCGAGCACAATGGTTTTCCGATTGGCAGGCGAATCAACGGAGATATCGCCTGAAAGATATTCTGGACTTCCATCGCTTTGCTGGAACAGGAAATCCAGAACAGGATCTGGTCATGAATCGTAATGGCCAAATGATGACCAGGAGTATAACCAATATTGCCATCATTAAAGGAAAAGCAAAGATGATTCATCTCGACTTGCAGCCCTCAGGGAAAGCAGCAGATGGGAAGTTGATGACCTGGTTTCGAAAAGCCAGTATACGGACATTTAACTGGGAGTACTGGCCATTTCAGCTGGTATATGCTCCGGTGATGTGGTATTGGTGTTGGTTGAGCCTGAAAGCACGGTCGTTTTTTTTCTTTAGTGCAGCTAATCCAATGATCCTGAACTCAGGTTTTGCCATGGGGAAAAAAAGCAGTATTTATGCGTTGATGCCAGGGGAATTTTATCCAAAAACCTTGCTTTTCAAGGCAGAACATGAAATGGGGATGCTAAAAAAGAAATTGGAATGGAAAGGAATGAATTTCCCCTTAATTGCAAAGCCTGATATTGGAGAAAGAGGCGTAAAGGTGAAGCTGCTTGAAAATGATCAGCAGCTCAAGAGTTATTTGGCGGTAAATCAGGTAGACTTTTTACTTCAGGAGTACATCGATTATAAACTGGAGGCAGGTATATTTTATTACCGGATTCCAGGAGAACGCAAAGGCCAGCTGTCTGGTATAGTGAGTAAGGAATTTCTTAAGGTGAAGGGAGATGGGAAATCTACTATTGAAATGCTTTTAAAGAAGGAGGATCGTTCTTATTTGCAGTTGGAGGCCTTAAAAAAAGTGTATGGAAAGGAATTGAACCAAGTGCTTCCTTATGGGGTAAGCCTGGAGCTGGTGCCATATGGCAGTCACAATAGAGGAGCGAAATTTGTTGACCAAAGCTTTAGGATCAATGAAAAACTGCAGACTGTGATTGATCAGCTTTGTCAGCGCATCCCGGAATTTTATTATGGAAGACTGGATATTAAATTCAAAAGCTGGGAAGATCTTTATGCAGGTAAACATTTTATGGTGATTGAAATTAATGGGGCAGCCAGCGAACCTACACACATGTATGATCCGGTGCATTCTGTTTTTTTTGCCTGGAAGGAGATCATCAGACATTGGAAATTGCTGTATCAGATCAGTCTGTTGAATGCCAGAAGGAAGGAATTAGTACTGATGGGGAATGTAGAGGGCTTTCGCATGATCAAAGCGCATCAGGCCCATCTAAAAATGATGGCCTGA
- a CDS encoding ATP-binding protein, with the protein MKYLLIILLFSLSACAQKPQPLSAADTAHHQIVELNRNGAEHHASGHKAKALEYHNKALQLAKKHGLHEDQIRSLIGIANVLKTDNADESIVHLKRALELAKAIKHQQLTSEILHSLSEIYRQQADYKQSLDALEEHHQIADKLLQNEKDQKLALVEKTYQRNAILIAAIAIFIIMALLFYYLRKTRQLNTRLRTANQIKDKLFTIIGHDLRNPIGGITNVLAMMENDDLTPDEQRHMISQMRQQGDVSLEILNSLLSWGQAQLNGITINPREFDPTAFIVNNVTALQGKAAEKGLNIQNHVLPGFKIKADQDHFDFIIRNLLSNAIKFSREGGRIEINVKQESNRTLFSVKDEGIGISDAQQKVFLSQQMDIAYGTKGEKGTGIGLMLIKEFQRAGAGAIWLESKENEGTTVYFSYPK; encoded by the coding sequence ATGAAATACCTATTGATCATCCTCTTGTTTTCTTTGTCCGCATGCGCCCAAAAGCCTCAACCGCTTTCTGCAGCTGACACGGCTCATCACCAGATCGTTGAACTCAATCGAAACGGTGCCGAACACCATGCTTCTGGTCATAAAGCGAAAGCGTTGGAATACCACAACAAGGCCCTCCAACTTGCAAAAAAACATGGCCTTCATGAAGATCAGATCCGCTCCCTGATCGGCATTGCGAACGTATTAAAAACCGACAATGCCGATGAGAGTATTGTCCATCTAAAAAGGGCGCTGGAATTAGCCAAAGCGATCAAGCATCAGCAACTTACATCGGAGATCCTTCATAGCTTATCAGAAATCTACCGTCAGCAAGCCGATTATAAGCAATCATTGGATGCGCTGGAAGAGCACCACCAGATTGCCGATAAATTGCTGCAAAATGAAAAAGATCAAAAGCTGGCCTTGGTAGAAAAAACATATCAGCGAAATGCAATTCTCATTGCTGCTATTGCCATTTTTATCATTATGGCTTTACTATTCTATTATTTAAGAAAAACACGACAACTAAATACACGCTTACGTACCGCCAACCAAATCAAGGACAAATTATTTACCATTATTGGCCATGATTTGCGCAATCCTATCGGGGGCATCACCAATGTATTGGCTATGATGGAAAACGATGACCTGACTCCAGATGAACAGCGGCACATGATCAGTCAGATGCGCCAACAAGGTGATGTCTCATTAGAGATATTGAACTCCTTGTTGAGTTGGGGCCAGGCTCAGCTCAATGGAATTACCATTAACCCCCGGGAGTTCGACCCTACCGCATTCATTGTCAACAACGTTACCGCGCTACAAGGAAAGGCAGCTGAAAAAGGATTGAACATTCAAAATCACGTTCTACCCGGTTTCAAAATCAAAGCCGATCAGGATCACTTCGATTTCATTATCCGCAACCTGCTTTCCAACGCTATAAAATTCAGCAGGGAAGGCGGCAGAATTGAGATCAATGTAAAACAAGAAAGCAATCGGACCCTCTTTTCGGTAAAAGATGAGGGGATTGGCATCAGCGATGCCCAGCAAAAAGTCTTTTTATCTCAACAAATGGACATCGCTTATGGCACCAAAGGGGAAAAAGGCACAGGCATAGGTCTTATGCTCATCAAAGAATTTCAACGGGCAGGTGCTGGAGCCATCTGGCTGGAAAGTAAAGAAAATGAAGGAACTACAGTATATTTCAGTTATCCGAAATAA
- a CDS encoding YHS domain-containing (seleno)protein — MKLLISALMLVWFTTGSTYAQKSEIFAPGGKAIKGYDPVAFFKTSTPVKGLDSLSYTWKEARWLFANPENKKDFIADPEHYAPQYGGYCAYGTADGHKAPTQAETWTIVADKLYFNYNGKVKELWAKDQKNFIEKADINWIEIKNKP, encoded by the coding sequence ATGAAATTACTAATCAGTGCCTTGATGTTGGTATGGTTTACCACAGGCAGTACTTACGCACAAAAATCAGAAATATTTGCACCAGGAGGAAAAGCGATTAAAGGCTATGATCCGGTTGCATTTTTTAAAACTTCAACACCGGTAAAAGGATTGGATAGCCTTTCTTATACCTGGAAAGAAGCCCGTTGGTTGTTTGCTAATCCGGAAAACAAGAAAGATTTTATCGCAGATCCGGAACACTATGCCCCGCAATATGGAGGTTATTGTGCCTATGGTACAGCTGATGGGCACAAAGCGCCTACTCAGGCAGAAACCTGGACAATTGTCGCCGACAAGCTTTACTTCAATTATAATGGAAAAGTAAAGGAGTTGTGGGCTAAGGACCAAAAAAACTTCATTGAAAAAGCCGATATCAATTGGATCGAAATTAAAAACAAACCTTAA